CGTGCGCGACGGCGGGGCCATTGGTAGGGTGGGAGCTGCGCAGTACACCGATGTGCCCATGAATTTCGGCACCGTGATGCGCAATATCACGCTGACGGGCGGCGTTGCCCCCGCCCGGGCCTACATCGAAGAACTGATGCCGGACATCCTCTCGGGAACAATTCAACCCGGCAAGGTGTTTGACCATACTGTGGCCCTCGACGACGTCGCTGCAGGGTACCGGGCGATGGCCGACCGCGAAGCGCTCAAAGTGCTCATTCGCCCCTAAGACTTCCACCCAACCAAACGGATTTCTCACCCAACATTGGAGAAGATATTGCTTACCGCTAACGCTTACGCTGCCCCGTCCGTTGACGGAGCCCTCGTTCCCACCACCATCGAACGCCGCGACGTCGGCCCCCACGACGTGCTGATCGAAATCAAGTACGCTGGCATCTGCCACTCGGACATCCACACCGTGCGCGGCGACTGGGGACCCCAGCAGTACCCGCTGGCACCCGGCCACGAAATCGCCGGAATCGTCACCGAGGTCGGTGTCGAAGTCACCAAGCACAGCGTGGGCGACCGCGTCGGCGTTGGCTGCATGGTGAACTCCTGCGGCCAGTGCGTGAACTGCAAGAAGGGTGAGGAGCAGTACTGCCTCAAGGGCAACACCGGCACCTATGGCGCCGTGGACCGCGACGGCACCATCACCCAGGGCGGCTACTCCACCCACGTCGTGGTAACCGAGGACTTCGTCGTCCGGATCCCCGAGGGGATCGAGCTCGACGCCGCCGCGCCGCTGCTGTGCGCCGGCATCACCACCTATTCGCCGCTGCGCCACTGGGGTGCGGGACCCGGCAAGAAGGTCGCCATCGTCGGGCTCGGCGGCCTGGGCCACATGGCCGTCAAGATCGCCCACGCCATGGGCGCCGAGGTCACTGTGCTGTCCCAGTCGCTGAAGAAGCAGGAAGACGGCCTGAAACTGGGCGCAGACCACTACTACGCCACCAGCGATGAGAACACCTTCAGCGACCTGGCCGGCAGCTTCGACCTGATCATCAACACCGTCAGCGCTTCGATCGACATCAGCTCCTACCTGCAACTGCTGACCCTCGACGGCGCCCTGGTGAACGTCGGCGCACCGGCGGAACCGCTCCCG
This genomic window from Arthrobacter sp. 24S4-2 contains:
- a CDS encoding NAD(P)-dependent alcohol dehydrogenase is translated as MLTANAYAAPSVDGALVPTTIERRDVGPHDVLIEIKYAGICHSDIHTVRGDWGPQQYPLAPGHEIAGIVTEVGVEVTKHSVGDRVGVGCMVNSCGQCVNCKKGEEQYCLKGNTGTYGAVDRDGTITQGGYSTHVVVTEDFVVRIPEGIELDAAAPLLCAGITTYSPLRHWGAGPGKKVAIVGLGGLGHMAVKIAHAMGAEVTVLSQSLKKQEDGLKLGADHYYATSDENTFSDLAGSFDLIINTVSASIDISSYLQLLTLDGALVNVGAPAEPLPVNAFALIMGRRSFAGSMIGGIRETQEMLDFCAEHNLGAEIEVIPAEKINEAYERVLASDVRYRFVIDTSTLV